ACCGCCGGCGGCAGCGCGTGGCGCAGGCGGATGACGAGGCTCTCGCCCACGTAGCGGTGGGAGTGAAAGACCCTGTAGAACCCCTCGATCTCCCTCGCCGCCTCTTCCACGCTGTCGACGACGCGAAAGAAGTCCATATCCTCGGGTGAGATCATCCCGGTCTCCACCATCTGCTCCCGCACGAACTCCACCCAGCGGCGCCAGAAGCTCCCGCCGGGAGCGTCCACCAGGACCACGGGAACGATTTCGGCCTTGCCCGTCTGAATCAGGGTCAGCGTCTCGAACACCTCGTCGCCGGTCCCGAAGCCGCCGGGGAAGAAGGCCATGGCCCAGGCCTCCCGGACCAGGAAGAGCTTGCGGGTGAAAAAGTACTTAAAGGATATGAGCTTGGGGTCGTCCGCTATCCAGGGGTTGGCGTCCTGCTCGAATGGCAGGCGGATATTCATGCCGAACGACCGCTCGCGCCCCGCGCCCTCCTGGGCGGCGCCCATGACCCCGCTCCCGGCTCCGGTGATGACCATCCATCCCGATTCTGTCATCCGCTTCCCGAAGCTCCGCGCCTGCTGCGACACGGGGTGGTCGGCGGGGGTGCGAGCCGAGCCGAAGACCGTGACCTTGGGGACGCTCCGATACGGCGCGAAGACCTTGAAGCCGTAGCGAAGCTCCTTCAGCGCGGAGTTGGCGATCTTGAGGTCGGCGACCTGCGCTCCGTCCTCGAACATCTTGAGCGCGGTGGTCAACATCTCCGCCTGATAGCGCCACGTCCCGCCCGGCACG
The genomic region above belongs to Candidatus Methylomirabilota bacterium and contains:
- a CDS encoding TIGR00730 family Rossman fold protein, which gives rise to MSAERRYQLQDEEANRQIDALLERLRVPGGTWRYQAEMLTTALKMFEDGAQVADLKIANSALKELRYGFKVFAPYRSVPKVTVFGSARTPADHPVSQQARSFGKRMTESGWMVITGAGSGVMGAAQEGAGRERSFGMNIRLPFEQDANPWIADDPKLISFKYFFTRKLFLVREAWAMAFFPGGFGTGDEVFETLTLIQTGKAEIVPVVLVDAPGGSFWRRWVEFVREQMVETGMISPEDMDFFRVVDSVEEAAREIEGFYRVFHSHRYVGESLVIRLRHALPPAVVAEISLRFSDILKGPADQVPQALEGERGEFQDLPRLVLPFNRSGFSRLRQLIDFVNAG